The following coding sequences lie in one Arachis ipaensis cultivar K30076 chromosome B05, Araip1.1, whole genome shotgun sequence genomic window:
- the LOC107643040 gene encoding phosphatidylinositol/phosphatidylcholine transfer protein SFH11 isoform X3, translated as MSSVKGKEKEKDVEVVITTRGAKKPSSSSSSFKSLFTFPLTKLRRTKSMQTVLEGPRDPKDAQIVESFRRMLFLEGLLPTKHNDYHTLLRFLRMRDFDMLKSKDVFLNYLKWHEEFGVDMLLKEFKYPEYTEVKKCYPHGYHGVDRHGRPVYIERLGMVDLNKLVQVTTFERFIKYHVSEQEKTLRIRYPACSMAAKRHIASTTSILDVNGVGMSNFSKPARYLFMEIQKIDSSYYPEFATWMALQTLHKLFIINAGSGFKMLWKAVKTFLDVRTVAKVQVLGSNYLSVLLEAIDISNLPSFLGGKCTCSDYGGCLMSDRGPWKNPDIVKMIEVISLREETDSKNDSNNGDVASEDSPSMPKKGDMGNQNDFGFNLAPLAESACAGSDSKYKLALQKINGLEAALGDTKNKIETLEEALEDAKMALKEFAQHIIQPKL; from the exons ATGAGCAGTGTGAAGggaaaggagaaagagaaggatgTGGAAGTTGTAATAACAACAAGAG GTGCCAAGAAGCCTTCTTCGTCATCATCAAGCTTCAAGTCACTCTTCACCTTCCCTCTCACCAAACTCAGAAGGACCAAGAGCATGCAAACCGTTCTAGAAGGACCTCGCGATCCAAAAGATGCTCAGATTGTTGAGTCCTTCCGCAGAATGCTCTTTCTTGAGGGTCTCTTACCCACCAAGCACAATGATTATCATACTCTTTTGAG GTTTCTTCGCATGAGAGATTTTGACATGTTGAAATCCAAAGACGTATTTCTCAATTATCTGAAATGGCACGAGGAATTTGGAGTAGACATGCTTCTTAAG GAATTCAAATACCCGGAGTACACAGAAGTAAAGAAATGCTATCCTCATGGATACCATGGGGTTGATAGACATGGCAGACCAGTATACATTGAGAGACTTGGGATGGTAGACCTTAACAAGCTGGTGCAAGTAACCACATTTGAGAGGTTCATAAAGTATCATGTGTCAGAACAAGAGAAAACATTGAGAATAAGATACCCTGCATGTTCAATGGCAGCTAAAAGGCACATAGCATCCACTACAAGTATCTTGGATGTTAATGGAGTA GGAATGTCTAATTTCTCAAAGCCAGCAAGGTACCTCTTTATGGAAATTCAGAAAATCGATAGTAGTTACTATCCTGAG TTCGCTACATGGATGGCCTTGCAGACTCTTCACAAGCTCTTTATTATCAATGCTGGATCCGGCTTCAAAATGCTATGGAAAGCCGTTAAGACATTCCTAGATGTTCGCACAGTAGCAAAAGTTCAA GTGTTAGGTTCTAATTATCTTAGTGTGTTGCTTGAGGCTATTGATATAAG TAATTTGCCAAGTTTTCTGGGTGGTAAATGCACATGTTCTGATTATGGAGGATGCTTAATGAGTGATAGAGGTCCATGGAAAAATCCAGATATAGTAAAAATGATTGAG GTCATATCCTTGAGAGAAGAGACGGATAGTAAAAATGATTCAAATAATGGTGATGTGGCTTCAGAAGATTCTCCCTCGATGCCCAAAAAG GGTGACATGGGAAACCAAAATGACTTTGGTTTTAATCTAGCTCCACTTGCTGAGTCAGCATGTGCTGGATCAGACTCAAAATATAAGTTAGCATTGCAAAAAATTAATGGCCTGGAAGCTGCTCTTGGAGACACCAAGAAT AAAATCGAGACACTGGAAGAGGCACTTGAGGACGCCAAGATG gCCTTGAAAGAGTTCGCACAACATATAATACAGCCGAAGCTATGA
- the LOC107643040 gene encoding phosphatidylinositol/phosphatidylcholine transfer protein SFH11 isoform X1: MSSVKGKEKEKDVEVVITTRGDTESLTTYSSSSGERAWLHSADGRTKCLHPPIETHWELPSSGAKKPSSSSSSFKSLFTFPLTKLRRTKSMQTVLEGPRDPKDAQIVESFRRMLFLEGLLPTKHNDYHTLLRFLRMRDFDMLKSKDVFLNYLKWHEEFGVDMLLKEFKYPEYTEVKKCYPHGYHGVDRHGRPVYIERLGMVDLNKLVQVTTFERFIKYHVSEQEKTLRIRYPACSMAAKRHIASTTSILDVNGVGMSNFSKPARYLFMEIQKIDSSYYPEFATWMALQTLHKLFIINAGSGFKMLWKAVKTFLDVRTVAKVQVLGSNYLSVLLEAIDISNLPSFLGGKCTCSDYGGCLMSDRGPWKNPDIVKMIEVISLREETDSKNDSNNGDVASEDSPSMPKKGDMGNQNDFGFNLAPLAESACAGSDSKYKLALQKINGLEAALGDTKNKIETLEEALEDAKMALKEFAQHIIQPKL, from the exons ATGAGCAGTGTGAAGggaaaggagaaagagaaggatgTGGAAGTTGTAATAACAACAAGAGGTGACACTGAATCATTAActacttattcttcttcttctggtGAGAGAGCGTGGTTGCATTCTGCTGATGGTAGAACTAAATGTCTTCATCCCCCTATTGAAACGCATTGGGAACTCCCTTCATCAGGTGCCAAGAAGCCTTCTTCGTCATCATCAAGCTTCAAGTCACTCTTCACCTTCCCTCTCACCAAACTCAGAAGGACCAAGAGCATGCAAACCGTTCTAGAAGGACCTCGCGATCCAAAAGATGCTCAGATTGTTGAGTCCTTCCGCAGAATGCTCTTTCTTGAGGGTCTCTTACCCACCAAGCACAATGATTATCATACTCTTTTGAG GTTTCTTCGCATGAGAGATTTTGACATGTTGAAATCCAAAGACGTATTTCTCAATTATCTGAAATGGCACGAGGAATTTGGAGTAGACATGCTTCTTAAG GAATTCAAATACCCGGAGTACACAGAAGTAAAGAAATGCTATCCTCATGGATACCATGGGGTTGATAGACATGGCAGACCAGTATACATTGAGAGACTTGGGATGGTAGACCTTAACAAGCTGGTGCAAGTAACCACATTTGAGAGGTTCATAAAGTATCATGTGTCAGAACAAGAGAAAACATTGAGAATAAGATACCCTGCATGTTCAATGGCAGCTAAAAGGCACATAGCATCCACTACAAGTATCTTGGATGTTAATGGAGTA GGAATGTCTAATTTCTCAAAGCCAGCAAGGTACCTCTTTATGGAAATTCAGAAAATCGATAGTAGTTACTATCCTGAG TTCGCTACATGGATGGCCTTGCAGACTCTTCACAAGCTCTTTATTATCAATGCTGGATCCGGCTTCAAAATGCTATGGAAAGCCGTTAAGACATTCCTAGATGTTCGCACAGTAGCAAAAGTTCAA GTGTTAGGTTCTAATTATCTTAGTGTGTTGCTTGAGGCTATTGATATAAG TAATTTGCCAAGTTTTCTGGGTGGTAAATGCACATGTTCTGATTATGGAGGATGCTTAATGAGTGATAGAGGTCCATGGAAAAATCCAGATATAGTAAAAATGATTGAG GTCATATCCTTGAGAGAAGAGACGGATAGTAAAAATGATTCAAATAATGGTGATGTGGCTTCAGAAGATTCTCCCTCGATGCCCAAAAAG GGTGACATGGGAAACCAAAATGACTTTGGTTTTAATCTAGCTCCACTTGCTGAGTCAGCATGTGCTGGATCAGACTCAAAATATAAGTTAGCATTGCAAAAAATTAATGGCCTGGAAGCTGCTCTTGGAGACACCAAGAAT AAAATCGAGACACTGGAAGAGGCACTTGAGGACGCCAAGATG gCCTTGAAAGAGTTCGCACAACATATAATACAGCCGAAGCTATGA
- the LOC107643040 gene encoding phosphatidylinositol/phosphatidylcholine transfer protein SFH11 isoform X2 — MSSVKGKEKEKDVEVVITTRGDTESLTTYSSSSGERAWLHSADGRTKCLHPPIETHWELPSSGAKKPSSSSSSFKSLFTFPLTKLRRTKSMQTVLEGPRDPKDAQIVESFRRMLFLEGLLPTKHNDYHTLLRFLRMRDFDMLKSKDVFLNYLKWHEEFGVDMLLKEFKYPEYTEVKKCYPHGYHGVDRHGRPVYIERLGMVDLNKLVQVTTFERFIKYHVSEQEKTLRIRYPACSMAAKRHIASTTSILDVNGVGMSNFSKPARYLFMEIQKIDSSYYPETLHKLFIINAGSGFKMLWKAVKTFLDVRTVAKVQVLGSNYLSVLLEAIDISNLPSFLGGKCTCSDYGGCLMSDRGPWKNPDIVKMIEVISLREETDSKNDSNNGDVASEDSPSMPKKGDMGNQNDFGFNLAPLAESACAGSDSKYKLALQKINGLEAALGDTKNKIETLEEALEDAKMALKEFAQHIIQPKL, encoded by the exons ATGAGCAGTGTGAAGggaaaggagaaagagaaggatgTGGAAGTTGTAATAACAACAAGAGGTGACACTGAATCATTAActacttattcttcttcttctggtGAGAGAGCGTGGTTGCATTCTGCTGATGGTAGAACTAAATGTCTTCATCCCCCTATTGAAACGCATTGGGAACTCCCTTCATCAGGTGCCAAGAAGCCTTCTTCGTCATCATCAAGCTTCAAGTCACTCTTCACCTTCCCTCTCACCAAACTCAGAAGGACCAAGAGCATGCAAACCGTTCTAGAAGGACCTCGCGATCCAAAAGATGCTCAGATTGTTGAGTCCTTCCGCAGAATGCTCTTTCTTGAGGGTCTCTTACCCACCAAGCACAATGATTATCATACTCTTTTGAG GTTTCTTCGCATGAGAGATTTTGACATGTTGAAATCCAAAGACGTATTTCTCAATTATCTGAAATGGCACGAGGAATTTGGAGTAGACATGCTTCTTAAG GAATTCAAATACCCGGAGTACACAGAAGTAAAGAAATGCTATCCTCATGGATACCATGGGGTTGATAGACATGGCAGACCAGTATACATTGAGAGACTTGGGATGGTAGACCTTAACAAGCTGGTGCAAGTAACCACATTTGAGAGGTTCATAAAGTATCATGTGTCAGAACAAGAGAAAACATTGAGAATAAGATACCCTGCATGTTCAATGGCAGCTAAAAGGCACATAGCATCCACTACAAGTATCTTGGATGTTAATGGAGTA GGAATGTCTAATTTCTCAAAGCCAGCAAGGTACCTCTTTATGGAAATTCAGAAAATCGATAGTAGTTACTATCCTGAG ACTCTTCACAAGCTCTTTATTATCAATGCTGGATCCGGCTTCAAAATGCTATGGAAAGCCGTTAAGACATTCCTAGATGTTCGCACAGTAGCAAAAGTTCAA GTGTTAGGTTCTAATTATCTTAGTGTGTTGCTTGAGGCTATTGATATAAG TAATTTGCCAAGTTTTCTGGGTGGTAAATGCACATGTTCTGATTATGGAGGATGCTTAATGAGTGATAGAGGTCCATGGAAAAATCCAGATATAGTAAAAATGATTGAG GTCATATCCTTGAGAGAAGAGACGGATAGTAAAAATGATTCAAATAATGGTGATGTGGCTTCAGAAGATTCTCCCTCGATGCCCAAAAAG GGTGACATGGGAAACCAAAATGACTTTGGTTTTAATCTAGCTCCACTTGCTGAGTCAGCATGTGCTGGATCAGACTCAAAATATAAGTTAGCATTGCAAAAAATTAATGGCCTGGAAGCTGCTCTTGGAGACACCAAGAAT AAAATCGAGACACTGGAAGAGGCACTTGAGGACGCCAAGATG gCCTTGAAAGAGTTCGCACAACATATAATACAGCCGAAGCTATGA
- the LOC107640221 gene encoding uncharacterized protein LOC107640221, which produces MRLSINIITQNRVTSLTRLLKSLSNAYYLGDEIPITFNMDSKVDEATIKLVGSFEWPHGPKTLRRRIIQGGLIRAVSESWYPSNDDDFGLLLEDDIEVSPYYYLWIKYALLAYHYDPQVSLPELSSISLYTPRLVEVVKERPKWNATEFFKNIHPNTPYLHQLPCSWGAVFFPKHWREFYVYMNMRFTEDAKTNPVQIPRSRTNGWQASWKKFLIDMMYLRGYVSLYPNFPNQASFSTNHMEPGAHISAKDNVVKHNKQDFEVPLMSQDFRELLPSLKMPPASRLPSLNLFNQPVSLKGLKAAGAKLGQDVLRCNNVSEVVAVDQDTGLPQRCSKF; this is translated from the coding sequence ATGAGACTTTCTATCAACATCATCACCCAAAATAGAGTAACTTCACTAACAAGGCTCCTCAAATCTCTAAGCAATGCATACTATCTTGGTGATGAAATTCCCATAACCTTCAACATGGATAGCAAGGTAGATGAGGCAACAATAAAGCTAGTGGGCTCATTTGAGTGGCCTCATGGGCCCAAAACTCTAAGAAGGAGGATCATCCAAGGTGGGCTCATTAGGGCAGTTAGTGAGAGTTGGTACCCATCCAATGATGATGACTTTGGGCTTTTACTTGAAGATGACATTGAAGTTTCCCCATACTACTACCTTTGGATCAAATATGCATTATTAGCATACCACTATGATCCACAAGTTTCTCTCCCTGAATTGTCCTCAATTTCACTCTACACACCAAGGCTTGTTGAGGTTGTTAAAGAAAGGCCCAAATGGAATGCCACTGAATTCTTCAAAAACATTCATCCAAACACACCTTACCTACACCAATTACCTTGTTCTTGGGGGGCAGTGTTCTTCCCTAAACATTGGAGAGAATTCTATGTTTACATGAACATGAGGTTCACTGAGGATGCTAAAACAAACCCGGTTCAAATCCCAAGGTCAAGAACAAATGGGTGGCAAGCATCATGGAAAAAATTCCTAATTGACATGATGTACCTTAGAGGGTATGTTAGTCTTTACCCTAATTTCCCTAACCAAGCTAGCTTCTCAACCAATCACATGGAGCCAGGTGCACACATTAGTGCTAAGGACAATGTTGTCAAACATAACAAACAAGACTTTGAGGTTCCATTAATGAGTCAAGATTTTAGAGAATTGCTACCTAGTTTGAAGATGCCACCAGCTTCAAGATTACCATCATTGAACCTATTCAATCAACCTGTTTCTTTAAAGGGTCTTAAAGCTGCTGGTGCTAAGTTGGGTCAAGATGTTCTAAGGTGTAACAATGTTTCTGAGGTTGTAGCTGTGGATCAAGATACTGGTCTACCACAACGCTGCTCCAAATTCTGA